The segment GTCCATTTCACTCATACGTAACACTTCAGCCTCTCAACATGCATACAGATTACACTTGCTGAAGGACTTCCACTCAGAACAGAGAAGAACCAATGCTGAAAAGAACTACTGTAACTACAACATCAGCACCATGCTCCAGTTTGGTAACCAACAGGTCTGTGATGAGCTTGCTTTAGATTGAACAATTTCACTTGAGGTACTATGAAAACCAACCGTTATGGTTCCTCAAGACCATGGACAGAGACTGATCTCTACATGAACTGTACATTCATCATGGCTTTGAGCAATACATTTCCAAATCAATATGCACACATTTGTATGAGTTATGTACATTTTACTGTATTGAATATTTTAACCAATATTTTGAGGTCTCAACATGAATAAAATCCCTAGTAATGGTTTACAGTACATTGCAACCTGTTTCATATTGACGGATACTTAATGCTCTATGCTCTGATAAAGTAACAACAATACTGATATGGTATACTAATACTACCTATGCTTTACAGAAGCTGCAAAGTGGACAAATATGGAGTCAGTGGAGCCCTACCATGACGCATGGCCGCATTCAGGCAAGATGTGGATTTTGTTAGTGCTCTCAGCCGGCCTCCTTTGAACCTCTGAGATGAGAGAGACAAACTGGCTAAGGCAAACATGAACAGTGTACCTCTCAGAAGGTTGCCTAGAGCAGTTCCCTTGGTAGTGGAGGGGAACAGTCAATGAGACACTGCACAGCTCAGTAACAAGAGGTGCTTTGAAAGGGAACCAGACGGTACAGGGGGCAGAGAGAGTGCTGTTCACAGGCTCAAGAGGCTTCAAGGACATGCATGGGCACTCCACAGTCCCCATAACACCCTGAGTTTATTGGCAACACTGGCAGGCTGCTTAATCTTACTGAGTAATGGGGCACAGGGATAATCAGAGATAATCTTACTGAGTAATGGGGCACAGAGATAATCGTACTGAGTAATGGTGCACAGGGATAATCTTACTGAGAAATGGGGCACAGAGATCATCTTACTGAGTAATGGGGCACAAGGATAATCTTATTGAGTAATGGGGCACAGAGATCATTTTACTGAGTAATGGGGCACAGGGATACTCTTACCGAGTAATGCGGCACAGGGATAATCTTACTGAGTAAGGGGGCACAGAGATAATCTTACTGAGTAAGGGGGCACAGAGATAAATGGGGATAGTAGATGAGATTCTGGAAATGCAGAAGGACAGCTGTGCATATGATAGGTAGCTAGTTGTGATAATTCTAGTGCTAAACTAGTGAACCCGATTCACGAATGACATGAATCAAGGTCATTTTGTCCCTCTCAGCCATCTCTTCCTTGACATCATGTGTTATATTATACAGTACAGTTACAACATTATTGCACTACAGGCAGGGTGAGTAGTAATACTCCTCACAGGAGACAAACATAATAAACTGTCACCATGAGGAGTTTGTGTTGTGTAACAACAGAACAGTCAAATACATTTGCGGCATGTTCTTTCAATTTGATATGATAATACTGATCTGTTTCGTGGATGCTTGACAGAGATTTTTCTCTGAGGGTAGAAAACACTCAAAATAACGCATCAACCATAACTGAACAATAGGAGAACTAACAATGGCTTTTCACGGAAAACACTGCCGGACAGGTCTCATTGTGacgtgtaatggaaacggcagatatagGAGACATTTTCTTAAGATCGACAACATTTTTATCCATTCAACAGGGATGGAGTTTTCTTTTGTCAAACTTTCTTTATTGCAACAAATGATGATAGAAACTGTGTTTTTCGGAAAAATGTATTGCCGAATAATGTATTTTGAATGTACGCGGGGCACGTTATGTCAACACTTACTATGAAGCTCCACTCCACATTTTAATTCTAAATGCCTACTGCCTGCTAAATCAATGTTTTAACCATAAAAAGTATCTTTCTTTGCAGGATCTTTGTCCTGACTTTCAAGAATGGCTGAATTGCTTCACATAGATTTTCTGGTTGGCTGGATGCAAGTTTCACCACCCAATTATTCTAGGCTGTCGACAATTTATTAATGCGCAATTTGCCTAAACGAAAAACTTCAACCACTTAATTTTTATTCGACACTATAGGTTTTTTCGAAAACGTGTTTTATTAGGTGTGACGTCATTACGTACAGCTGTTTTTATCGACATAAATTTGTTTTAAATGGAAACTCACAGTAGCAGGTATTTGACGAATCTATCATCTATGCGAACTTTCTAAACGTTAACAAAAAAAATTACTGGACAAGTTCATGGAAACATAGCTATTGTCAGAATGGGAAACCCTGTAGACCAAAGGCAAATTTGCTCAAGTTTAGCCATGCTGAATAACCATGTCTTCACTGGAGGGGAAAACTGCCACACAAAAAACAGTTCAACCCATCTCCCAGGCTGTTTTGCTGTAGACCTGTCTACTACGTGGAGGTGTGGACGGCGAGCTCTCTCTCAGAGCTcaggctggtggaggtggtgtctTTGCGGCTGTCCCTGGACCTCCTATCCATGGTGGAGGAGGTAGCCTCCGTGGTGGTGCCCTCCTCCCAGGTGCGGAGGGGGCAGACGCGGGCAGCCAGGCTGGGCAGATGGGGCTGCGTGGATCGTCCGTCGGTCACGGTGAAGCAGCTGTCCTGTGCGGAGGTGTGGCAGAGAAGGCCCTGCCTGCAGAGCGGACCACACAGTAGGGCCAGAAACTCCTTCCTCACACTGCGGTGCATGTAGCCGTAGATGTACGGGTGAAGGCAGCACTGCAAAAAGAAGAGGACCAGGGCTAGGGAGGCTAGCCATGGAGGCACAGCAGCACTGAAGCGAATGGACATTGTGTTGAGAACACTGTAAGGTCCCATGCTCAGGATGTACGATGCCATGATGACAAACACCACCCGGGCTGCCTTGCAGTGGTAGTGGAAACGTCTGTGCCTGCCCCGGATGGGGTACCCCCCGGCCGAGAAGGAGTCCAAGGGTGGGGGTGGCTGTTGGGGCTGGCACTGGGGGCTACCGGTGCAGGGGGCCTGGGGGTCCGGAGGCTGGTTAGGCTGGGACTTAGAGTGGGTCTGGATGGGGTGCACCAGGGCGTTCTGCCTCCTCGCTGCCCTGAACACCATCCAGTAACAGCCCAGCATGATGAGCACAGGCAGCCAGAAGGAGAACGTGGCAACCAGGGCTGAGTAGGACAGGCTAGAGGACCACACCACAGAACACACGTTATGCCTGCGGTCAAAGTCTATGGCCCCCCAGCCGTAGAGAGGTGGCGTGCTCTGGAGCAGGCTGAGCACCCAGGTGCAGGCGATGAGGTTGGTGCCCAGATGAGGGGTCATACGGGTGGGGTAGGACAGTGGGTGGATGATAGCCAGATAACGGTCCACCGACACCACGATGATGGTGTTGACCCCGGCAAAGGCAAACAGGTGCATGAGCACCACCAGGGCCTGGCAGAGGCGGGCGTCCAGGGGCCACATGCCGGGCATGGTGGCAGCGATGGCGAAGGGCATGACCAGCACAGTCTGGAGCAGGTCTGCCAGGAGGAGGTTGAGCACGAAGCGGTTGGCCACGTGGAGGAGCTGAGGCTTCCTCTggaacaccaacaacaccaccacgttaccaaacagagacacacacacgatgGCTGAGATCAGCACCATCTTCACTACGCTGTTGGCCACCGACGGCCAATCTGTGGGGCCAGgaagaccagaggaaccagggtCCCAGGGCACAGTGCTGGAGTTACTGCCCACACTGGGCGCCTCGGAAGTGGGCATGCTGAGGCTGGTGGGGTGGGGGAGACAGCATGTGTGGCTGTAGCTCCGACAGGGTCCGCAATTTGCACCCGACGTCTCACAGGTCCTTTTTATCTGTCAGTCGAATTTCCATCTTGAAGGAGAGGATGACAGAGAAGAGAAAAGCACAAGCTCAAACGGGTTTGTCTGCTTTTTTTATCATAACATGTCACACTAATTCTAAAGGACTACACTGTTGAGGCGGATTCATTTCACTCTGAATTCATTCATTTAGCTGCAAGACCAacacatacagtggcttgtgaaagtattcaccccccttggcatttttcctattttgttgccttacaacctggaattaaatatgatttttgggggggttgtatcatttgttTTATGGCAATTGTTCTTTGTAACAGCTGCATTAGACATGTAAGGAGAGTATCACAATGAGCTTGTCCAGGCATTTTATAATCTGTCAACAGAAACCTGTGCCTGTTTGAGACCCAATCACCAGACACATTAGGCTACTGTTCTCACAGACCAAAATTTCACGAGACACAGTATTATAACATACCCCACTTTAAAtgcaaataaatatatattttaaacataGGCGAATTGAAATGAAGAAGGAAAATGATTCAAACAACCGCCTCCGAATTTCCATTGTTCCTTGCTCACTGATGTCCCCATACAATCAATTGTAGACATGCAATTGATTTTGTATCTTGTGCTCTTCATTGTTTCCAAACAGCAACACAAATATCACTGAGCATATACGTTTTACCTTGAAATGGCCATCTGTACTTTGTTATGTAGCGGGTTCTGTTGAGATGCTGAAGGCTGCGGTGTTTTGGTCGGTGATGATGCTCCGTTCTCCTCAGCACCAGATCGCTGGTTCCCCCATTGATACGGTTCGATTGTCATTGCTTCGCCGCGCTCCCATTTTAGTCAGTCACTGCTGTATCGTCAATGTCAGCAGCCTCCCCACGGCTTGTCATCACTCACTCAGCGGGGCATCTTATTTTCACAAGCATATAACCTCCACTGCTCTTTACTGTCAATTTTCATGACAGATCAAACATAACGGACTAGAAATACTGCGCTTACCCATTGATAGTGGGTTAGCCCTATACACAGTCGATTCGAGCTTGTCATAAAACAACGACACCTGCCTTGTGAGACTGATAGCTGCTCATCTGTAATCAGCTACATTAGCCCCTTTTCTCTTTGTGCAAAATGCAAAGGCTTTTTGGTTAACCCCTGCATGGTTAACTCCCCCCCTGCATTCATATTTCAATCCTGATTTAGATCGatgtacactacattaccaaaagtatatggacacctgctcatcaaacctctcattccaaaatcatgggaattaatatggagttggtcttccctttgctataacagcctccactcttctgggaaggctttccactacatgttgaaaaattgctgtggggacttgcttccattcagcaacaagagcattagtTAGGCCTGGCACGCAGTCGCCGTTCCAATTAATCTCAAATGGGTTCAAGAGGTTgttgagttcagggctctgtgcaggccagtcaagttcttccatactgatctcgacaaaccatttctgtatggacctcgctttgtgcacgggtgcattgtcatactgaaacaggaaagggccttccccaaactgttgccacaaagctgtaagcacagaatcgtctagaatatcgTTGTGtggtgtagcgttaagatttcccttcacaggaactaaggggcctagcccgaaccataaaaaccagccccagaacattattcctcctccaccaaacgttacTCCACCAAatggcactatgcattgaggcaggtagcgtttccctggcatccgccaaacccagaaatagtacatcagactgccagatggtgaatcgtgattcatcactccagagaacacgtttctaCTGCTCCAATGGCAgcaagagtccaatggcagcaagctttacaccactccaggtgACGCTTGGGATTGCGCATgttgatcttaagcttgtgtgcggctgctcggccatggaaacaaatttcatgaagctcctgacgaacagttgttgtgctgacgttgcttccagaggcagtttggaacttggtagtgagtgttgcaactgaggacagacaatttttatgacCTATGCGCTTCCGCACTCGCCGGTCCAGttatgtgagcttgtgtggcctaccacttcgcagctgagccgttgttgctcctagatgtttccacttcacaataacagcacttacagttgactggggcagctctagcagggcagaaattttacaaactgacttgttgtaaaggtggcatcctatgacggtgccatgttgaaagtcactgagctcttcagaaaAGCCATtcgactgccaatgtttgtctatggagattgcatggtggtgtgctcgattttatacacctgtcagcaacgggtgtggctgaaatagccaaatccactaatttgaatgggtgtccatatacttttgtgtatatagtgtatcatCAAATGGGATTTTCCATTGCTTtgcattatcaaatcaaatgttatttgtcacatgtgctgtaTACaacaaacaggtgtagactttaccatgaaatgcttacttaggagGAGACCTTTCCCaataaaacaaatggaaaaatgtAACTCTAAATGTATATTTGTGACCAAACTAGACCAAAGTAATTTACTGGAGTGAAGGCCTACACCTCTGAAATATCCACAGGTGCATTTTGTATGGATGGTAGGTGCACACTTGCAGCCATGTGAATCATTTGAATCATTGTCAAATGATTTGATAGTAAAATCCTAAAGCTATATATAGTTACATGACAATGTGTGGAGTTTTATGTGTCGGCCTTCTATCCCAGTTTGTTTTATTGGATCTTCAATAATCTTAATGGTCTCAGTGTTTAAATAATCCAATCAGACAGTCGATGAAGTGGGTATCGTAATGTTTGGGATGTAAACAACATAGCGTGTCAGGAGCTGGCACAACAACTGGACACAACCTGCAGTGAGTGACAAAGAGCTTTTCCTGATCCTGACCACATGATCTGAGACTGACCAGTAAGAACTCTGTGTGTTTGGCTCTGTAAACCAGGCTATAATAGGGTCTGGATTTGTTTCTTGGTCAGATCATGTGATCAGGAAATATGTAAAACCATGTATGGAATAATTCATAATTAATATAAATAGACCAATCGTCTTGTAGAACTAGGTTTGTTTTGACAATCCTAGATTGAATGTGTTAATTACATCATCATCCGGAAGTCTTTGCAGTTGAAAGTGTGGAGAAACAAAAGCATCTAGGATACTCTGCCCAATCCAATTAAACTGTAGCATCCACAGCCTCGTCCTATTCATCGTCTGTATTGAAGCCTCTTGTTACCAGTCTGCAGAATCTAAGGCATCAAAAAGTCCTTTGAAGTGCTGAGTAAGCACTCCCTGTTAGATTTGACTGCATATTAAATGCTTGGTGGCTCTAGGAAGAcgttcctcttcttcctccttatTGCACCATGGCCCCTGGTTCAAAGGGAGCCCCGCGGGCCCAGCAGCCTGCAGTGGCCTGTGGGATTAGACTCTGTTCCTGTGGCTCTGTCAGGGACACCCTCaggggccacacacacactgggcaggaAGGGCCCCCTTGTCTCTGGAGCCTTCCAGCCAATACTACCCAGGTGTGAGGCCCCTAtaactccctctgtctctctttctctctcacacacaggctgTTAACTAGTGCTCATTATAACCTTTGGCAGAGATGAGACGGATCAAAAGAGAAAGTCACAGTGTTGAAAAGAaccacagagaagagagagagaggagatgaaacaTATTTAGTCCCCAGACTGTTGATCGGAAGAACGTTCCCAATGATCAGCCATGGAAATGGATTCCTTGATGAGTTCAAATCAAGTTGTAATATGAACCGGTCTGATGAGGGAGAGCTATATTTGGGAGAGGCATTTCACTTTGGGTTTGGGCACTCATGATACTTCAGACCAGGCTCAGCTGCTACTGTCTTTGAAGGTGTAAAGTACGAATAGGTGAGTGGGGGGGGAAGTACTTCTATGTGTAAAGTGACTAAATGTCTGTGTTAGCTCTCTGGGGGGCTCTTTCTCAACAGAACCCTGTTCTTTTGTCAGATGAAGATTGAGCCATCAAATGTTCTGTGTAGTAGTGGCttgtcaaacattacaacaatgTGAGTATGTGAGGAAATCTCTTATTACAGTTGTAAATTAGGAAGATTTTAAATGCACCATTTATTTAGTGACGCCATTGGTTTTCAACCGTCATAACAGAGTGGTTTTATACTGCCATCTAGTGCTGAAATTAAGACTTTTAatcagattttttggggggtcctCACTGATTCATAGTTATCGTAAATGTTTCACCATACATCACTACATTCATCTTAATTGAATGGATTAATGCAAATAATTAGAAAAATCTAAAGATTTCATATAACCATGAATATTAACTTAGCACTTAGCAAAATGTAGGCAGAGTGAAGTGTGTGGCAATGTTAAGCAACACCTTAGCCCACGTCATTCTGTTTCGAAACCACTGATATCCATATCTTCATGATTAGCATTCCCTTCACATTGCCCATCCACATGCTTAATACATCAAACTACATGACATTATTCAACAATTGCCTCAAATCTACTGCTGCGCTGCCTCATCATAAATATATTAGGCATATTAAGTATTATATAGCCTAGCTTAGAGAGCTCTTTGATGTACATGCATAAAACATATATGTAAAGTTACATTTTACATTGACAATTCATTACGGTAGCTAGAAATTAAATTGCTGAAAGGCAATTCAGACTCACTGCTCTTGTAACTGAGCCAAAATGAAAAAGTTAAATGGATGAACTTACTGAGTTAAAACACTCTGGTAGCAGCTGAGTCAAATGTATTTAGAGACTACCAAGTCTACCTTCCCATACATTTTTTGCTTTATTcttcttggaaaattccataactTCTGTTCATTAGGGGTCAGGGAATgttcaaacaaacaaacaaacaaacacaaacaaacacacacacacacacactttaatagGAAGTTCCAGGTGAAACAAAAAGGACAGCTGTCATTGGTAAAGTCAATCAAACATCCATCCGGTTTATTACGAGTCTAGCTGGCCCTTTCTGAGCAGGCCCTTTATATCCTAACCAGACAGCAGCAACTTCTGTAAACACCAGCTTCTTGGAGACAGGCCCtttatatcctaatcagacagcaccaactgttctgtaaacaccagccggAGAGGCTGGTAGGATTTCAAAACAAAAAGGCAGTGACTATGTCAGCTGCTACAGAATCACACAGTGTTCACAGAATGTCATCAGTACCATACAACAGTGAATAATCAGTGCGTTCTCGGTCCTTGTACCTCCAGTCTCACCTCAAACACTATCAACAGATATGAGAATAACATTTAGCTTTAATCTAGTGACCAACAACCTGCAACTTGactcaattacacacacacacacacacacacacacacacacacacacacacacacacacacacacacacacacacacacacatcccctatTACTGTGGTTGTGAGGGGCAGTGGCTGAAGAGAGCTGTCCATAAACAAACAGATAAACAGGAGATTCACAGAGCGAGCGTCACACTACTGCCCCTGAAAAGGACCCATTCACTTCTTCTGCTCACCACAATTGTGTTTGTCTCCAGAGCCCAAACAGTTTAGAAGTAATTACTTGTGTTTTCCCCAGAAGGTGATTACTTCGCCACACTTGGCAGCCATTGTCACCGGCCATGCTTCACATTCACGCAAGTGGGCCCGGCCCACAAAGGAGAGAAGTGCCCGATTGATGACAGCCCTCAGTGGCCAAGGGAGAATTTAAAAGTACTTGTATGGGGCTCTTTCAGGAGATTAACTTGCTATAAGGGCTACCTGCCATGGACACATTCGCCGTATTCATGGAGCAAGCACAAAGAGTTTTTTAGAGGGGCCACAGCTGCATGAAAGTGAATGGGATAATGGTCACAAAAGGCAACAAACCTCAAGTGTAGAAAAATAAAGTGTCCTCTCAGATGGGAGGCCTCCATTCACGGACAGACGATTCCTCCCATTGACCATTGAGGATCTGCCCGCTCCACCACCAAAGGCCCCAAGCTAATTAATTTTAGACAAGCAGTGTTGTGGGGAAGGGCTCCAAAGAGAGGGCACCACTCCGGAGCAAAGTGCTCTTTAATTAAACCTTTCTATCTGACAGACTTCCCCTGGAAATGGACgtcacagaccaacacaccagtATAACGAGGAGTCTCCTGGCTAGAGGCCCCTGGCCCCCCGCCTTGAGCAAGAAGCACacaagaaacacacacagagactttgCAAGAACACAGATATATACTGCTGTCTGTGTGAGTCTTTcataataccaacacacacaaacagcgcACTGAAGGATACACGTTACACTTTATGCTTCCTGACTTCAGGAAGTCTCTTAGACTACGAGCAGCAACAAATTGAGGATAGAGGAAAAAGTCTGTTTTTCCCGTACTCTGCATCTAGAGACCCAGGGTTGAGCTTGGAACTGCCTGTGCTAATAAGATGGGTCGGGGACTGTGGCCACATGGGTCAGATTCAGGCTCCTGCCTTTTCACATTCTGTGTATGCATgagcaagagaaagaaagagagggagaaagaaggaaagagagagagagaagaaggaaaaAAAGAAGAAGCGCGAAACAGGAGAAATataaaggagagacagagaaacaatcCATGTGTGTCCAAATGCATTGCTTAAATGTGAAATTGCTCATGCAATTATTTCTGGGTTATAGATGAGAAAGGGGGGATTGATCTTCTTATATAAAACAGACATGGACTACCACATACAGAGAGGC is part of the Salvelinus fontinalis isolate EN_2023a chromosome 6, ASM2944872v1, whole genome shotgun sequence genome and harbors:
- the LOC129858024 gene encoding probable G-protein coupled receptor 101, producing MPTSEAPSVGSNSSTVPWDPGSSGLPGPTDWPSVANSVVKMVLISAIVCVSLFGNVVVLLVFQRKPQLLHVANRFVLNLLLADLLQTVLVMPFAIAATMPGMWPLDARLCQALVVLMHLFAFAGVNTIIVVSVDRYLAIIHPLSYPTRMTPHLGTNLIACTWVLSLLQSTPPLYGWGAIDFDRRHNVCSVVWSSSLSYSALVATFSFWLPVLIMLGCYWMVFRAARRQNALVHPIQTHSKSQPNQPPDPQAPCTGSPQCQPQQPPPPLDSFSAGGYPIRGRHRRFHYHCKAARVVFVIMASYILSMGPYSVLNTMSIRFSAAVPPWLASLALVLFFLQCCLHPYIYGYMHRSVRKEFLALLCGPLCRQGLLCHTSAQDSCFTVTDGRSTQPHLPSLAARVCPLRTWEEGTTTEATSSTMDRRSRDSRKDTTSTSLSSERELAVHTST